ACCGGATCAAGGTGAAGTTATTTGGGAGTATCTGTTCTGGCTGCACTCTGGGGTCGACGTATCTTTAGTATAAGTTCTTGCGTCGGAGATTACAGAAGAGAAAGGTAAAATAATAGAATGTGGTGTTTAGTTTTACCTGTGAAGTTAGCTTAATTGTATACAGAAAATAGCTTAATAGATCAATCAATCTCTCTAACTTAAGAGTTGGATTTCTTGCTGTTTTTCTCATTCCCCAAATGTCGTTCCTTCTTTGTGTGTGTAGACTTCTTGTCGTTTTTACTCGCCGCATCAATGCGTCTGTAGTACGTGTTTGTGTCATCGTGTGCTAAAAGAATAAGACAACTGACGTcattcattttatttgttttttaagtacACACAGCCAACAGAGACACCAAAGACTTGGTGACCAAGGgttgataacttttttttactattttgttttgttttctataaaagaaaataaaaacaaaaaaatgcctTTATTTGGGATGTGTTTTGGATAAGATTATCATTGGCAACACGTCAAGAACATATCACAGTTTATATGCAAAACGACACGAATGAGAATGAATTCAATTTGATAATATTGTTTAGTAAATCTTTGATCTATGAAAAACAAAGAGTCTAAAATCACAACCTCGAAGCCTTTCTATACTTGTCATACACGTAAATTCTTaactctatctctctttttgggttcacatatatttataaattattatattcaatcaaataaaaagagtACTGTAGTGTTCTTTTGGTACAAGATATCTCTGAGCACCGCCAAACCGAAATGGCCAGTCACCTTTATACATAACTAGAATATAGTTTTTAGTGAAACTTAACTAAAAATGTTGGAGAACATATATTTCAACGAAAAACTATGTGGTTCATTTACATTTGCGACGCGTATTAATAATGACCTATACTTAGTAACGTGTTTGGTTCTGATTAGTACGATTAGGTAGAACCGTACACGAGCCAATACACAGTTCTCTGGTTTTAGTCTTCCTtcctctttaatatttttagcaaaagcaaaacagaaaaacGAATCTTTTGTTTGGTACactaatcaattaattaagagTGTTAACTTGAAAAAATCATTTAACTTCCTAAAATCAATTTAACAACGAATGAAATGTTTCATGGCCAAGGAAACTTACAAGCACACATACCAAAGAACAGATTAACAGATTCGTGGGCACGTCTGTATTTATGGATTCGTaatccaaaaattaaataatgatGCATGCATTGCTGCTAACAAGCATGTGCcattaatttatagatttaaataataaaacaatctaaGGCTATTTATACACTATAGTTTTAGTGGCCAATAACCATTTCGGAAGGTATGCCAAAGAATATTAAAAGATACATTGtgaattgttattttattattaaaccaAACCATAGAAATAATACATGTGCTAATTACTAATGAAGGCAACGAATCATCCACATGGAACGATTCTCAAATTTCCCCAACTATTTCTGCTCTGTGTTCACACATAAAATGACACGTGTCCAATGTAATTACAGAGTGGAGtcacagagaaaaaaaaaaaaaagagattagttaccaaaataaaaatgaatcaatcaatcatcaaatcaaatggTTTTGTATCAATCCcctaaacaaatattatgaatattcaaatccaaatcagaaattttgtaaactagaaaaaaaaaaattgtaactatgttttttaagaaaaaacgaATTACAAGAATATTATTTAGATTCTTAAAGATAAATCTGCTTCTTTCTTGATGACTTGGTCGTGATCGGTCAACAAAAGCGGTTTTTTACCGGTCAACGGACTCAAGATCTCTTCGTCGACGGCGGCGATTGGGTTGTGATGAAGGCTAAGCTCAGGTAACGCTGGTAGGTTAAGATCGATGAATCCACGGTTGCTTCTTTCTTCCGATACCGTGCTTGACACGCTTCCACTGTGGCTGATTGATTTGCTTCCTCCGCCTCCACCGCCGAGGTTGCCTTCGTAGTGACAGCGTTTGTGACCGCCGAGTGCTTGACCCGTCGGGAACACTTTATGACAGATTGAACACTCGTGGATCTTGCCAGATGCGGAGATCGGATGTTTTTCaccggcggcggcggcggagacGGTCGGAGCTGCTGTTGATGATGGATCATCGGGGTTTGGGGTCACGGTTGGTGGTTTGATTCGGTGGCTGGCTTTGTGACCGCCTAAAGCCTGATACGAAGGAAACGCTTTTCCGCAAACGCTGCACTTGTACGACGACGAAAGGGTCTTTGAAGATTCTGGCGGcggcgtttgcgtttgcggcTGGGAGTGATGAAATCGCGTTTGGGTCGTTGTCGAAGAAGGCTGGTCTTTGGCGAGCATGAGGAGACAGAGAGCGAGGTACTCTTCCTCGGTGAGATCTTGGTGGTTCTGAGATTTGGGACGAGAACGAGGCGGCgaggaagaggacgaagaaGGGCTGTGAGAACGCTGACGTTTAGAGCGTTTGCGTTTAAGCCACGGCTCCATGAAAACGGCGTCGTTCATCAAATCTTCTTTGGTTTCGATCCTGGTGGTGAAGGAAGATGGTGAATTCATCGCTTCGAGAGCCATACGAGTTTCTTTCTTGTTCGATTTAGATCAGAGAAGGAGAAAAGTTCAgagcttttttatttgttatcgCGAATATGGtgtgagggagagagagagagaaataagaagagagagtgaAGTGCTGAAGAAATGTGTTTGGACttgttgtttttatatatggaaaccacGTGGCAGATTTCTGTGTTTAAGTCGGTCAAATTTTTATCTTCTtaggggttattggtttaggatttagaaagaatttgaatgattttaaaagttatgtaaaatatgttgttattcaatcaagactttttaaaactctttaaaaatttggtgttattggttatggatttgtaaaaagttatctaaaatcttgataaatctagtgttattggattaagagtcttataaagtcattaaaagttttatgttattcaattaaaacaaaagaatcatggattgttaatgaattcaaattttgtgttattggtttaggattttataacatttccttcataacaaaagtcatgaaaactctttcatcaaatagaaagattttgaaagattttatgaaatattttacaagattaggaaacacaaatcagcaagatttaaaataacttcctaaacaatctcttatagaatccttcatttttactttctaattttctatgatttaaaaaatcagcaagatttttaaaaacacaaagtcattaaaactctttctaaatcctaaactaatACCCTTTATTGTcaagatatattaaaatatactccTTTATTGTCAAATATACTCCTttagataaaaacattataCACTTTAGTAAAACATGGAAGGAAATTTCacaaaatgtattaaaaattaattaatttataaaaataataactacaaatgttattttttgtataacatTTTTAGCTCTAGAATATGTGTCAGATAATTAAAGGATATGATgttatagaaataattttatctcATCATATTTTCTAAcacttgtttaattttgttgttaactaattttaacactattaaaaaaaattaaagtgaagaaaaaagtCTTGATGctatagaaataattttatctcATCATATTTTCTAACACttgtttcattttgttgttaactaattttaacactttaaaataaatgaagaaaaaatcttaaaagaaagtAACAAAAACCAGATAAGTAAACCAAATTTGACCGAATAAGAATAAAGAGAAACTTACAGTAAAATACCGGATTTTGTATTGTTGGTCACGGCTGACCTAATAAGTTGTAGTCATCATTTACGAGTGAGAGACCGGTTCAAAGTCAATAACCAGAAAAGTGGTAAACcccaattttagatttttagcCTAATGGtagtagtataaaataaattaaattaaattaaataaaagaagcaTACCTTTCCCGTGGAGCTGACTTATGTGTTGGCTACGCGCCACGAGTCGTGTGGGTCACGCCTTAAACCAAACGCGTACACGCCTAATTacgtttttattaatttttattttgtactactaattttctcaatatttacaggattttctctttttaatttatcaataagcATGATCttagttatttattaataatcaaTCAACCATTCACATGCTTGATCATCAAATTAATTTCTCAGAATTTTACTGCAATAACTCGAAAATATTCGTTTAAAATTTCTCGAAAATGCGTTGGAATATACTTAAGAAACAAATCggaattttgtttacaaattattaaacgAATGTTGGAGCGGCGAACTAACTTGGAGTGGAGTGTAGGTGAGGAAAAAGATAGGGTGTGGCGTGGCGTACCGTATTAGTAACTAAAACAGGGCGTGATTATAGGACACGTGGGACTTTCCGTTACCACTCGTAACGATGATGTCACcactttttttgttgtgttacTTGTTCTACccaaacaaaagcaaagcaaaTCACAAAAAATGGTGGACGTGATTTTATCCAAACGCGTTGGCGGAGACGTCACGTGGCGTTTAGACACGTGTCATTAGTTAGGTTCCGCAGACAACATCTTCTttgtaggaggaggaggaggagatgataCAGTTTAAGACGTTTTCCTTTCTCCTGATTCTgtaatcttctttcttcttgcattttttttgggttctgtATAATATTGTATGGGCCATTGTTTAGCCTATTAAGCTCGAAATTTGTAGCTCATTACAAGACGTGTAATGGCCCACCTGTGTTATAATcctgttttttttcctttccaaaaCTAAATTGTATTGCTTGTTAAGATGATTTGTTGAGGCAGTTCATTGTTATACGGGGGGTTAATTGACCCCTATAACAACAATCTGAAATATcttcttttcatctttgaaaATAGTTATAGTGACCCCAACCTGTACTACTAATGATTGATCCCCATAaagctaaaaatataaatacaagaaAACCTCAATACAATACATAGAGTTCAAAATTTTTGGAAGTTGGGCTCTCGCTATATTTTGAGACCCGATAATGTTAGTGTAATACAGTAATTcacttcaatttatttattgtttttactaaACTCAACTTTTCAACTTGAATTTTCGTTGACCAGAAGTTTAAACCaataaagttttcattttagAGTTGATTTTCAGATAAaacttttacttgttttttaattttatggtcATATGCTTATTTGCTTAATGCTTTTTTGGGTTAAATTGGAAAAACAGAACTATATCAGATTCAGATATCAGTTGAACTTGAATTCACATTATAATTTAGGATAGTAGCATCTTTTTATCAACAACCGGGTTAAAATGCTCATAATGAAATTAACTGAActcatcctactatattaattgggaagtacaaatatgaaactaaccttaaaataggtaaaaaattacattcaattgtcattagaaaattttaattaagcttaattaattaatttaaataaatataattaattaaaaaaataaaaaacacttacagatcaaatagaaaaaaatctagaaaaaaatattttctctctctaataaattatggacgaaattactaaataattttttttaaaaaatataaaccaatcaaaattttaaaaactaagttttaatatccaaatatataatataattatttttaataactaaatttcgaaaattttgttaagatttcaaattatgattctcctatcatctttattttattttatatataaattgtttggaattttcatataatagttatgattaataaagtgcagaattttttctgcatatgttgtgatttgaatttttaaaaacgaagatatattaatCAATCTTCTAGTTAGATTATGTATTTGGGTCGAAATGTCTTAAgtatttttttcgtttctttttgaAAGTTGAATAGAAGATTCTCcacccaaagaaaaagaaaaagaaatagatcTAAATCAACCCTCGTCGTCCCTTTGCAAAGATaatttgaattcaaaattaGAAACCACGCCTTcctttctctttcaaatctctctctctctctctctctctagaaacCCTAGAATTTTTGTGATCTTCAACGGGAACTATGACTACGACTCCTTCCGGCGGTCGTGAACTCTCGAATCCACCGTCCGACGGCATTTCCAATCTCCGATTTTCCAATAACAGTGATCATCTCCTCGTTTCTTCATGGGATAAGGTTATTAGTCCAAAAACCCCCTTTCTACTTTGTCTTTTCACTGATTTGTTGACTCTGAACAGTCCTCTTTCCTTGATCTGAAGTTCaatttcttcttcgtcttctgtgtttgttttgaatctaagCGTGTGAGATTGTATGATGTGAGCACCAATTCGTTACGAGGTGAGTTCTTACACGGCGGAGCAGTACTTGATTGTTGTTTTCACGATGATTTCTCCGGCTTCAGTGTTGGCGCTGATTACAAAGTCCGAAGGtattctcctctcttctcttctctaagcTATTATTGTTCGTTTGAAATGAGGATTTTTGTGGTGATTTAGAACAAAGCACTTGATTTTATCCCCGGTTACCCAGTTTAAAGCGAGTGAAATTTCGTATTCTTAGTCCTGATATAATTTTCAAGTACTGAAATGAAATGTGTATAAAGTTTGAAAGCTAATCTCAATGTTATTCAAGAGGCTGTTGGCATAAGAAATTAACAATGTTTCCACTCAGAATCTGTTGTAGGTTTTGTTGATTTAAGGGGTTTTCTCTGGTTATACTGCAGGATTGTTTTCAATGTTGGCAAAGAGGACATTTTGGGGACACACGACAAACCAGTGCGCTGCGTTGAGTATTCTTATGCTGCAGGTAGGTTGTAGAGTGgtaatcatgtttttttaatgCTAGTTGCACAAACAATAACACTGACGATTTCTGGTGCTTTAAAGGTTTACAAGACAGTGAACTTTTGTTTCTAATCTTTACTAATGTAATTGTATCCGGAACtagagatattttattttgactaCTTTGGTTATATCTTACTGTCCCAAAAGTAATGCTGACACATCATTATGTTTTATGTGATGTTACAGGGCAAGTGATTACAGGATCTTGGGATAAAACAGTTAAATGCTGGGATCCAAGAGGCGCAAGTGGGCCTGAACGCACTCAGGTGGGAACTTATTTGCAACCAGAGCGTGTTTACTCTATGTCTCTTGTTGGACATCGTTTGGTAGTGGCAACAGCAGGACGGCATGTAAACATCTATGATCTTAGAAATATGTCTCAGCCTGAGCAAAGACGGGAGTCTTCACTTAAATACCAGACAAGATGTGTGCGTTGTTATCCTAATGGAACAGGTTAGATGGCTGACTTATTGTTTCTGCGGTTGATGGCAGTATCCGGAGTTGCTAATTTTTTCTTCCGATTCCATAGTATACCGTACTCTTTAGTTCCTCTTATTCCACATCATTGAATTGAATAtctgaaattgaaaatttacAGGATATGCTCTTAGCTCTGTTGAAGGAANACGAGGTGAGTTCTTACACGGCGGAGCAGTACTTGATTGTTGTTTTCACGATGATTTCTCCGGCTTCAGTGTTGGCGCTGATTACAAAGTCCGAAGGtattctcctctcttctcttctctaagcTATTATTGTTCGTTTGAAATGAGGATTTTTGTGGTGATTTAGAACAAAGCACTTGATTTTATCCCCGGTTACCCAGTTTAAAGCGAGTGAAATTTCGTATTCTTAGTCCTGATATAATTTTCAAGTACTGAAATGAAATGTGTATAAAGTTTGAAAGCTAATCTCAATGTTATTCAAGAGGCTGTTGGCATAAGAAATTAACAATGTTTCCACTCAGAATCTGTTGTAGGTTTTGTTGATTTAAGGGGTTTTCTCTGGTTATACTGCAGGATTGTTTTCAATGTTGGCAAAGAGGACATTTTGGGGACACACGACAAACCAGTGCGCTGCGTTGAGTATTCTTATGCTGCAGGTAGGTTGTAGAGTGgtaatcatgtttttttaatgCTAGTTGCACAAACAATAACACTGACGATTTCTGGTGCTTTAAAGGTTTACAAGACAGTGAACTTTTGTTTCTAATCTTTACTAATGTAATTGTATCCGGAACtagagatattttattttgactaCTTTGGTTATATCTTACTGTCCCAAAAGTAATGCTGACACATCATTATGTTTTATGTGATGTTACAGGGCAAGTGATTACAGGATCTTGGGATAAAACAGTTAAATGCTGGGATCCAAGAGGCGCAAGTGGGCCTGAACGCACTCAGGTGGGAACTTATTTGCAACCAGAGCGTGTTTACTCTATGTCTCTTGTTGGACATCGTTTGGTAGTGGCAACAGCAGGACGGCATGTAAACATCTATGATCTCAGAAATATGTCTCAGCCTGAGCAAAGACGGGAGTCTTCACTTAAATACCAGACAAGATGTGTGCGTTGTTATCCTAATGGAACAGGTTAGATGGCTGACTTATTGTTTCTGCGGTTGATGGCAGTATCCGGAGTTGCTAATTTTTTCTTCCGATTCCATAGTATACCGTACTCTTTAGTTCCTCTTATTCCACATCATTGAATTGAATAtctgaaattgaaaatttacAGGATATGCTCTTAGCTCTGTTGAAGGAAGGGTCGCCATGGAGTTTTTTGACCTATCAGAGGCTGCTCAAgctaaaaagtattttttttttccgtgtgtttttcttcttttctcttttccacAACTTTTTGACTTACAGGTGTATTTGTTGAACTTGTCCTCAGATATGCTTTCAAATGCCATCGGAAAACAGAGGCTGGAAGGGACATTGTTTACCCTGTAAATTCCATTGCCTTCCATCCAATGTGAGTTCTTATCTTAGATGTAGTCCAACTGTTTCATAGATTTCTACTTCTTACAGAACACAAGAAGGTCAAATTATAATGCTGAGAAATTTCTCTTGCATAGCTACTTTCCTGTGTAATCATCTGAGATTTTTAATTGCAGTTATGGCACCTTTGCAACTGGAGGTTGTGATGGTTTCGTCAACATTTGGGATGGTAACAACAAGAAGAGGCTATATCAGGTTAGTAATGGGCAAAATCATTATTCACTGAGTGTTAAGTATGGCACACAATTGATTTGCTCCTTGTTGTTGTTCCCTTTGTAGTACTCAAAGTATCCAACAAGTATCTCGGCACTGTCATTCAGTCGAGATGGTCAGCTACTGGCTGTTGCTTCAAGTTACACGTTTGAAGAGGGAGAGAAATCGTAAGTAGCTTGTTCCCTTTCTAATCCTTTTGAAGTTTTACAACAGTGTGCCTTTGTTGAAATCTCTAATGATTTGAACTCTGGTTTAGTTGGTTGCTTAGAGAATATAACATAGCATAGAAGTATATTGCTACATTAGAGAATCTAAACTTTCAGATCTGATCTATATGACCTTTAAACGCATCCTTATTGTTTTTGTCACAAAACCGCACACTTGAAAATGTTAATCTCTTTGTATTTGGTTTCGAGTTAGAATTCTCTTTGATTGGGTCTCTCTGTGTGATGTTTTGTAGGTATGAACCGGAGGCCATCTTTGTAAGAAACGTGAACGAAATCGAAgtgaaaccaaaacccaaagtATATCCGACGAATCCTGCTgcgtaaaaaggaagaaacaccAAGTTAATTTCCTGcgttgttctgtttctttttcttgtatttgCTAGGAGTGTTCTAATGATTGAGTCAACTGATCAACGTATGTTTGAGATTTTAATTAACTAGTGAAATACCCACATTCACCGAATATGTTATGAAGTCTTCGTAGTCAATGTATCTTTGCaaacacatattttataaaatagacaAACTTGCAATGCTTAAATGAGGTTTAAACAGAGTTTAAAAGACAGAAAGAGATCAATCTACAGATTCTAACTTGAGTTCAAAGTCTATATCTTGTAGCAGCGATCTAACGTCCTTCGCCTCCAACTCGTCCTCGAACTCGATTCTGAAGAATCTACGGTGAACTT
The Camelina sativa cultivar DH55 chromosome 15, Cs, whole genome shotgun sequence DNA segment above includes these coding regions:
- the LOC104746352 gene encoding mitotic checkpoint protein BUB3.1-like isoform X1, coding for MTTTPSGGRELSNPPSDGISNLRFSNNSDHLLVSSWDKRVRLYDVSTNSLRGEFLHGGAVLDCCFHDDFSGFSVGADYKVRRIVFNVGKEDILGTHDKPVRCVEYSYAAGQVITGSWDKTVKCWDPRGASGPERTQVGTYLQPERVYSMSLVGHRLVVATAGRHVNIYDLRNMSQPEQRRESSLKYQTRCVRCYPNGTGYALSSVEGRVAMEFFDLSEAAQAKKYAFKCHRKTEAGRDIVYPVNSIAFHPIYGTFATGGCDGFVNIWDGNNKKRLYQYSKYPTSISALSFSRDGQLLAVASSYTFEEGEKSYEPEAIFVRNVNEIEVKPKPKVYPTNPAA
- the LOC104746352 gene encoding mitotic checkpoint protein BUB3.1-like isoform X2; the protein is MTTTPSGGRELSNPPSDGISNLRFSNNSDHLLVSSWDKRVRLYDVSTNSLRGEFLHGGAVLDCCFHDDFSGFSVGADYKVRRIVFNVGKEDILGTHDKPVRCVEYSYAAGQVITGSWDKTVKCWDPRGASGPERTQVGTYLQPERVYSMSLVGHRLVVATAGRHVNIYDLRNMSQPEQRRESSLKYQTRCVRCYPNGTGYALSSVEGRVAMEFFDLSEAAQAKKYAFKCHRKTEAGRDIVYPVNSIAFHPIYGTFATGGCDGFVNIWDGNNKKRLYQYSKYPTSISALSFSRDGQLLAVASSYTFEEGEKSYEPEAIFVRNVNEIEVKPKPKVYPTNPAA
- the LOC104746351 gene encoding zinc finger protein AZF2, with translation MALEAMNSPSSFTTRIETKEDLMNDAVFMEPWLKRKRSKRQRSHSPSSSSSSPPRSRPKSQNHQDLTEEEYLALCLLMLAKDQPSSTTTQTRFHHSQPQTQTPPPESSKTLSSSYKCSVCGKAFPSYQALGGHKASHRIKPPTVTPNPDDPSSTAAPTVSAAAAGEKHPISASGKIHECSICHKVFPTGQALGGHKRCHYEGNLGGGGGGSKSISHSGSVSSTVSEERSNRGFIDLNLPALPELSLHHNPIAAVDEEILSPLTGKKPLLLTDHDQVIKKEADLSLRI